A genomic segment from Cricetulus griseus strain 17A/GY chromosome 8, alternate assembly CriGri-PICRH-1.0, whole genome shotgun sequence encodes:
- the Ccnd2 gene encoding G1/S-specific cyclin-D2 yields the protein MELLCCEVDPVRRAVPDRNLLEDRVLQNLLTIEERYLPQCSYFKCVQKDIQPYMRRMVATWMLEVCEEQKCEEEVFPLAMNYLDRFLAGVPTPKTHLQLLGAVCMFLASKLKETIPLTAEKLCIYTDNSVKPQELLEWELVVLGKLKWNLAAVTPHDFIEHILRKLPQQKEKLSLIRKHAQTFIALCATDFKFAMYPPSMIATGSVGAAICGLQQDEEENTLTCDALTELLAKITHTDVDCLKACQEQIEAVLLNSLQQFRQEQHNGSKSVEDLDQATTPTDVRDVDL from the exons ATGGAGCTGCTGTGCTGCGAGGTGGACCCGGTCCGCAGGGCTGTGCCGGACCGCAACCTGCTGGAAGACCGCGTCCTGCAGAACCTGTTGACCATCGAGGAGCGCTACCTCCCGCAGTGCTCCTATTTCAAGTGCGTGCAGAAGGACATTCAGCCATACATGCGCAGGATGGTGGCCACCTGGATGCTAGAG GTCTGCGAGGAACAGAAGTGTGAAGAGGAAGTCTTTCCTTTGGCCATGAATTATCTGGACCGTTTTTTGGCTGGAGTCCCGACTCCTAAGACCCACCTTCAGCTCCTGGGCGCAGTGTGCATGTTCCTAGCCTCTAAGCTCAAAGAGACCATCCCCCTGACGGCTGAGAAGCTGTGTATTTACACCGACAACTCCGTGAAGCCCCAGGAGCTGCTG GAgtgggagctggtggtcctgggaaaACTGAAGTGGAACCTGGCGGCAGTCACCCCTCACGACTTCATTGAGCATATCCTGCGCAAGCTGCCCCAGCAGAAGGAGAAGCTATCCCTGATTCGCAAGCATGCGCAGACCTTCATCGCTCTGTGTGCTACAG ACTTCAAGTTTGCCATGTACCCACCATCGATGATCGCAACCGGAAGTGTGGGAGCAGCCATCTGTGGGCTTCAGCAGGATGAAGAAGAGAACACACTCACGTGTGATGCACTGACTGAGCTGCTGGCCAAGATCACCCACACTGATGTG GATTGTCTCAAAGCCTGCCAGGAGCAGATTGAAGCTGTGCTGCTCAACAGCCTGCAGCAGTTCCGTCAAGAGCAGCATAATGGATCCAAGTCTGTGGAAGATCTGGACCAAGCCACCACCCCTACAGATGTTCGGGATGTTGACCTGTGA